The Natribaculum luteum genome contains the following window.
GGGTCGGGCCGACGACGACGCTGTCGTCCTCGTGGATGTCGCTCATCGACCCCTGGATGTGTACCTCTGCGCGGCAGAGTTCGGGGTGGTGGACGCTCGAGAGGTCGATCTCCTCGACGATGACGTCCTGGACGGGGTCGCCCTCGTGCTCGAGCGGGACGGACGCGGGTTCGTCCATCCGCTGGATCTCGAGTGCTTCGTACGCTGCGGCGGTCGGTTTGTACCCCCCTTTCGGCCCGGGTACGCCTTCGACGAGCTGGAGTGCCTTGAGACTCTGCATCTGGTTGCGAATCGTCCCGGGGTTGCGGTCTACCTGTTCGGCGATGTCCTCGCCTTTGATCGCGTCCTCGGATTCTTTGTGAAGGTTCGTCAGCGCGCGCAAGATTTTCTTCTGGCTCGGGGTTAGTTCGATGGATGACATAGGTAGTCCTTCGTAATAGATTTCCTTAAACCCGGCGGGTCCACCGGGCATCTGCTGGGTTTTGACCTTTATCTGGTGGGTAGTTAGAACTTATCGTTTCGAAAACTGTGTCAGTGGTCGACTGACGTATCCGTGCGGGCCGTGACGGCGAGTCGGCGGTCAGTGTTCGACGCCGGACGGAGACGCGACGCGGACGTGGCGTGCGACGTCGGCGGGTAACGAGACCGGACCGTCAGCACCGATCGCCTGGGCGGTGATCATCCCGAACGGGGCGACCTCGAGAATCTCGAGTTCGACGCCGGGTTCGACGCCGTGGTCTGCGAGATACGAGAGGACCTCCGGGTCGTGGTCGGCGACTTCCTCGACGACGACGACGTCGCCCTCCTCGAACTGGGTGACCGACTCCGCGTCGGACGCCGTCGGCGGTTCGAGGTCGGCACCCGGAATCGGCGAGCCGTGTGGGTCGACGTCGGGGTCGTCGAGGGCGGCCGCGACGCGCGCCTCGAAGTCCTCGCTGATGTGGTGTTCGAGTCGATCTGCCTCTTCGTGGACTTCGGACCAGTCGTAGTCGAGATGTTCGGTGAGGTAGGCCTCGAGCAGGCGATGGTGGCGTACGACCTCGAGTGCGACGGTCTTTCCCTCCTCGGTGAGGGTCACACCGCGGTACTTCTCTCGGTCGACGAGTCCCCGCTCCTCGAGTTTCTCGAGCATGCTGGTGACGGTCGGCGACGTGACGTCGAGCTCCGTGGCGATCTCGGACGTCCGAATCCGGTCGTCCTCCTCGCGCTGGAGCTGGTAGATGGTCTTGAGGTAGTCTTCCATCACGTCGCTCAGCATCATCGTACGCTGAGTTAGCGCCCATCGATCCCTAAAGGTTCCGTCGTCACTTCTCGAAGACACTCGAGAGCGACGACCACCGCCGCATCGAGTGGCTCCCCCCGGAGTTAGGCTGACCAAAACTCTTTTATTTTTAGGCCCGCCTAATTCACATCGATGGACGTCCCTGCCCGAGAGAATCGAAGTTCCGTC
Protein-coding sequences here:
- a CDS encoding Rrf2 family transcriptional regulator; translation: MSSIELTPSQKKILRALTNLHKESEDAIKGEDIAEQVDRNPGTIRNQMQSLKALQLVEGVPGPKGGYKPTAAAYEALEIQRMDEPASVPLEHEGDPVQDVIVEEIDLSSVHHPELCRAEVHIQGSMSDIHEDDSVVVGPTPLSKLVVEGTVDGKDDTNNILILRIDDMLAPAEEPEH
- a CDS encoding metal-dependent transcriptional regulator, with protein sequence MMLSDVMEDYLKTIYQLQREEDDRIRTSEIATELDVTSPTVTSMLEKLEERGLVDREKYRGVTLTEEGKTVALEVVRHHRLLEAYLTEHLDYDWSEVHEEADRLEHHISEDFEARVAAALDDPDVDPHGSPIPGADLEPPTASDAESVTQFEEGDVVVVEEVADHDPEVLSYLADHGVEPGVELEILEVAPFGMITAQAIGADGPVSLPADVARHVRVASPSGVEH